CGTCTGCGTAAACTAGAGCAGATGAAAGAAAAAGATGATTATTCTGCATATGCAAAAAAAGAAGTCATTGGTTTTGAAAAAGAACGTCTCAAACTTACAAATGTTCTCGAAGGTATTAAAGAAATGAAGGAAGTTCCTTCAGCTTTATTTATCGTTGATCTTAAAAAAGAGCACATCGCAGTTCTTGAAGCTCGAAAATTAGGTATTCCCGTTATTGGAATGGCCGATACGAATTGTGACCCTGAATTGATCGATTATCCAATTCCGTCAAACGATGATGCAATTCGCGCCATTAAGCTTTTCACAAATATGATCGCTGACGCATACAATGAAGGCGCAGTTAACTGGGAACAAAAAATCAGAGCGATGACAGACAAACAAGCTGACGTTGCTCGTGAGATGAAAGAAAAGCAAATCGGCGACAAAAAAACCGCCGCTGATGCTAAAGCAGCTACACCAGCAAAAGCACCAACCCCTGTTGCGGGCCCTGCTGTCGTGAAGCGCGCGAAAAAGCGAACTCTTGTTGCCGCTGGAACAGCTGAAGATCGTGATGAAACCGATCCAGCAGAAGCCACAACAGAAGCC
This genomic interval from Oligoflexia bacterium contains the following:
- the rpsB gene encoding 30S ribosomal protein S2 codes for the protein MSQVTMKEMLEAGVHFGHQTARWNPKMKPYVFGARGGIYIIDLQKTVTLAQAAAQYVKKIAGDGGRMIFVGTKKQARETIQEAAKKCGQFYMTERWLGGTLTNFDTVKQGINRLRKLEQMKEKDDYSAYAKKEVIGFEKERLKLTNVLEGIKEMKEVPSALFIVDLKKEHIAVLEARKLGIPVIGMADTNCDPELIDYPIPSNDDAIRAIKLFTNMIADAYNEGAVNWEQKIRAMTDKQADVAREMKEKQIGDKKTAADAKAATPAKAPTPVAGPAVVKRAKKRTLVAAGTAEDRDETDPAEATTEA